A single window of Verrucomicrobiia bacterium DNA harbors:
- a CDS encoding ThiF family adenylyltransferase: MQVPDFNYDQAFDRNLGWLTPEEQAKLRRSCVAIAGVGGAGGFQAQALARLGIGSFKIADPDHFELTNFNRQIGASCGTLGQSKTEVTRDMILSINPTAKIEMFPKGIDAGNIDAFLEGVDLVLDGIDFYALEAKLLLFKASREKGIAAITSCPLGFGASLMVFQSGGMSFEDYLDLRPEMTPEDRQFALAFGLSPTPLCLRYMNNRASDLSSGRAASVVPGLMLVGALAASEAVKCLTGKGKVLSAPHVYQTDLLTQKTVRKYYPGGMKHPLMKLKKGIILKFFLPRKKAASETASPEAAEPRENALRP; the protein is encoded by the coding sequence ATGCAAGTTCCGGATTTTAATTACGATCAGGCTTTCGATCGCAATCTCGGCTGGCTTACGCCGGAAGAGCAGGCAAAACTTCGCCGCTCGTGCGTGGCCATCGCGGGGGTGGGCGGAGCCGGCGGCTTTCAGGCGCAGGCGCTGGCGCGGCTCGGTATAGGCAGCTTCAAGATCGCGGACCCCGACCATTTCGAGCTTACGAATTTCAATCGCCAGATCGGCGCGTCCTGCGGCACGCTCGGCCAGTCCAAGACCGAAGTCACACGCGACATGATCCTCTCCATCAACCCCACGGCCAAGATCGAGATGTTTCCCAAAGGGATCGACGCCGGCAATATCGACGCCTTTCTCGAAGGCGTGGACCTCGTGCTGGACGGCATCGATTTTTACGCGCTGGAGGCCAAACTCCTGCTTTTTAAGGCCAGCCGCGAAAAAGGAATCGCGGCGATCACGTCCTGCCCGCTCGGCTTCGGCGCCTCGCTCATGGTTTTCCAGTCCGGTGGCATGAGCTTTGAAGACTATCTTGATCTGCGGCCGGAAATGACGCCCGAAGACCGGCAATTCGCGCTCGCCTTCGGGCTTTCGCCCACGCCGCTTTGCCTGCGCTACATGAACAACAGGGCCTCCGACCTTTCCTCGGGCCGCGCCGCGAGCGTGGTGCCGGGACTCATGCTGGTCGGCGCGCTCGCCGCGTCCGAAGCGGTCAAATGCCTGACCGGAAAAGGGAAAGTGCTCTCGGCGCCTCACGTTTACCAGACCGATCTCCTGACGCAAAAGACCGTGAGAAAATATTATCCCGGCGGCATGAAGCATCCGCTCATGAAATTGAAAAAAGGGATCATCCTGAAATTTTTCCTGCCGCGCAAAAAAGCGGCTTCCGAAACCGCGTCGCCCGAGGCGGCCGAACCCCGGGAGAACGCGCTGCGGCCATGA
- a CDS encoding outer membrane lipoprotein-sorting protein, with translation MRRFFLILAFLCLSRPAFAEGPDVSKMLADMDQVLRGHSHDMTVTLHVKTAQWERDYKIRVWMKGVDFTFARVLSPSKVEGQGFLRLQSRLWQYLPTAERTILIPPSLMLDDFMGSDFSNDDFVKLSYLPRDYDGTVAGEETLDGFECYHLTLTPHPDAPVTYSKLEVWLRKKDSAPVKWDFYDEKMRLIRTLHYTDFKLFGEREVPSVWRMENHAEKDHETTLTIQEAKFDLEIPDSLFTREKLEKYP, from the coding sequence ATGAGACGATTTTTTCTGATCCTCGCCTTCCTTTGTTTGAGCCGGCCTGCCTTTGCCGAAGGCCCGGACGTTTCCAAGATGCTGGCCGACATGGACCAGGTGCTGCGCGGCCATTCTCACGACATGACGGTCACGCTTCACGTCAAGACGGCGCAATGGGAGCGCGATTACAAAATCCGCGTATGGATGAAAGGCGTGGACTTCACCTTCGCACGCGTCTTGTCGCCGTCGAAGGTAGAAGGGCAGGGTTTTCTGCGGCTGCAGTCGCGGCTGTGGCAGTATCTTCCCACCGCGGAGCGGACGATCCTGATCCCGCCGTCGCTCATGCTGGATGACTTCATGGGCAGCGATTTTTCCAACGACGATTTCGTGAAGCTCAGTTACCTGCCGCGCGATTATGACGGAACCGTGGCCGGGGAAGAAACGCTCGACGGGTTCGAATGCTATCACCTTACGCTCACGCCGCATCCGGACGCGCCCGTCACTTACAGTAAGCTGGAAGTGTGGCTGAGAAAAAAAGATTCCGCGCCGGTCAAATGGGACTTTTACGACGAAAAAATGCGGCTCATCCGCACGCTGCATTACACGGACTTCAAACTGTTCGGCGAACGCGAGGTGCCTTCGGTGTGGCGCATGGAAAACCACGCGGAAAAGGATCATGAGACCACGCTCACGATCCAGGAAGCCAAGTTCGATCTCGAAATCCCGGATTCCCTTTTCACCCGTGAAAAACTGGAAAAATACCCCTGA